One window of the Salvia miltiorrhiza cultivar Shanhuang (shh) chromosome 6, IMPLAD_Smil_shh, whole genome shotgun sequence genome contains the following:
- the LOC130989034 gene encoding uncharacterized protein LOC130989034 has translation MHVGLLSYDNLVREINEQLDCGESASDFLFHYLTSMSDGRRTKVALKNDTDFFRLLLEQNDYPIVYVVKKGKQSATGVENRTESRRFGDGKRPTVNAHTQIASSDDDIPDDDDADDDIVSIDDEIVDKRREEIVLSAIHEFTGWIRHPGHLEKMIGNCKFSSNDRHRDKDVRAEDDDPDSRNELRNWLIVIPEVDSALPLCWDEPSFPDKDQLAVNATFWSKDELAIAVGLYHMEEKVEYAVDRSTNKRLGYICKHDDDCPFMLRAVQKVGIWIIIKFIPDHTCRSNLSRTAPRMLPSRVVAAYFSRKLSVERVVLKPKEMIDEMLRLFGIEMGYKFALRSRDIAIEMMYGAFEQSYQRLPTYLYLLRERNPGTLYDVQTSTLTGEFRYMFLALGQSIHAFKHHLRPVIVVDGTHLKGKNKGVLFVAVTKDGNEGVFPLAIGLGPIENDESWTYFFSMLRMSLGDPPDDLLIVSDQHTNIQSAIESIYPNVSHGLCYYHIQKNLARFDRHVAQIYKNAAYSYRHEVFNVNFTALEAHNPEGAYKRLTDIGVQRWARSKCPVRRYGFMTSNAAESMNARLLWARRLPVCAMLEVYRSIVEQWFEQRRAAALARDHEITDEAFRKLSLSVELGRRYKVWGTTTHVFKVESENRTTFVDLQSLTCDCRKFDLDMIPCRHACAAIRHANLNVYDFVGRYFKQHALLQTYAARVEPVPQPDMWDVPTSVSGYIIRPPVIKRQSGRPKDSRAQSHLEKSSTTPRQFCGRCQGRGHNRRSCTASTPSEAIDLNNSLDPEPRKRREKKCSICKSTDHTKRRCPEKEKDLVVEDCVSPD, from the exons ATGCATGTGGGTTTGCTATCATATGATAATCTAGTACGAGAGATTAACGAGCAACTGGATTGTGGTGAAAGCGCCTCTGATTTTTTGTTTCACTACCTGACGAGCATGAGCGATGGTAGGAGAACAAAAGTTGCTTTGAAAAATGATACAGATTTTTTTCGATTGCTTTTGGAACAAAATGACTATCCAATAGTATATGTGGTCAAGAAAGGCAAACAATCAGCTACTGGTGTAGAAAACCGCACTGAATCAAGGCGTTTTGGCGATGGCAAGCGTCCAACAGTCAACGCGCATACTCAGATAGCCTCTTCCGATGACGACATACCCGATGACGATGATGCTGATGATGATATAGTGTCTATAGATGATGAGATCGTGGACAAGCGTCGTGAAGAGATAGTGTTGTCGGCAATCCATGAATTTACAGGTTGGATTCGCCATCCTGGTCACCTCGAGAAGATGATTGGGAATTGTAAATTTTCTTCTAATGATCGTCATCGGGACAAAGACGTACGTGCTGAAGATGACGATCCTGATTCGCGTAATGAACTCCGCAATTGGTTGATTGTCATCCCAGAGGTTGATAGTGCCTTACCATTATGTTGGGATGAACCCTCGTTTCCAGATAAAGATCAACTTGCGGTGAATGCCACATTTTGGTCTAAGGATGAGTTGGCAATTGCTGTAGGGCTTTATCACATGGAGGAAAAAGTGGAGTACGCGGTGGATCGATCCACCAACAAACGTTTGGGTTATATATGCAAACATGACGACGATTGCCCTTTCATGTTGCGTGCAGTACAAAAAGTTGGAATTTGGATAATCATTAAGTTCATTCCGGACCACACTTGTCGTTCGAATTTGAGTCGCACTGCTCCGAGAATGCTGCCGTCTAGAGTAGTTGCTGCATACTTTTCACGTAAATTATCGGTGGAGAGGGTTGTTCTCAAACCGAAAGAGATGATTGATGAGATGCTTAGGCTATTTGGCATTGAGATGGGCTACAAGTTTGCTTTGCGGTCCAGGGATATTGCTATAGAGATGATGTATGGCGCGTTCGAGCAGTCTTATCAGCGACTCCCGACTTATCTATACTTGTTGAGGGAGCGTAATCCTGGGACCCTATATGATGTTCAGACTAGTACTCTGACGGGTGAGTTCCGCTACATGTTTTTAGCTCTTGGACAGTCTATTCACGCCTTTAAACATCATTTGAGGCCTGTCATTGTAGTGGATGGAACCCACCTTAAAGGAAAGAACAAAGGGGTTCTATTCGTCGCAGTTACCAAAGATGGGAACGAAGGGGTCTTTCCTCTTGCAATTGGTCTTGGTCCTATCGAGAATGACGAATCATGGACATATTTTTTCTCGATGTTGCGTATGAGCCTAGGAGATCCGCCGGATGACTTACTGATCGTGTCTGATCAACACACGAACATCCAGAGTGCCATTGAGTCCATATACCCTAATGTTTCTCACGGGTTGTGCTATTATCATATACAAAAGAACTTGGCGCGATTTGACCGTCACGTAGCTCAAATATACAAAAATGCAGCGTACAGTTATCGACATGAAGTATTTAACGTCAATTTCACTGCTTTGGAAGCCCACAACCCGGAGGGTGCTTACAAAAGGCTGACGGATATTGGGGTTCAAAG GTGGGCAAGGTCTAAGTGCCCGGTACGGCGCTACGGTTTTATGACGTCCAATGCAGCCGAAAGTATGAATGCTCGATTGTTATGGGCGAGACGTTTGCCGGTTTGCGCTATGTTGGAAGTGTATCGCTCAATTGTAGAACAATGGTTTGAACAGCGACGCGCAGCAGCTTTAGCGAGAGACCACGAGATAACAGATGAGGCTTTCAGAAAACTCTCTTTGTCTGTAGAATTGGGTCGTCGGTATAAAGTTTGGGGAACAACGACACATGTATTTAAAGTCGAATCAGAGAACAGGACAACCTTTGTCGATCTACAAAGCTTGACATGCGATTGTCGTAAGTTTGATTTGGACATGATACCTTGTCGTCACGCTTGTGCAGCTATACG gcATGCCAACCTCAACGTCTATGACTTTGTAGGACGTTATTTCAAACAACATGCTTTATTACAAACTTATGCAGCTCGGGTAGAGCCAGTTCCACAACCTGACATGTGGGATGTGCCGACTTCAGTATCTGGCTACATTATTCGACCACCGGTCATTAAGCGACAATCTGGACGACCGAAAGACAGCAGAGCTCAATCACATCTTGAGAAATCGTCTACCACACCTCGACAATTTTGCGGTAGGTGTCAAGGACGTGGGCACAATAGGAGATCATGCACGGCATCCACTCCTAGCGAGGCCATAGATTTGAACAACTCGTTGGACCCTGAACCACGGAAGAGACGAGAAAAGAAGTGCAGTATATGTAAGAGTACAGATCATACGAAGAGAAGATGCCCGGAGAAAGAAAAAGACCTGGTTGTTGAAGACTGTGTAAGTCCCGAttaa
- the LOC130990749 gene encoding uncharacterized protein LOC130990749, translated as MEDVLAKAWAQIKWEEDQYSHHRSSPSRHTRRDSRVDRRTTEAVEALKGLGDKVKWPEKLRTPADQGDKSKWCNFYADLGHRTKYCIALKLKVSHLLKQGHLTDLLTDKGRQTLQQGQDRQQSNTDVTPPRPPQPDRKVNVITGGSEVSGITHSAARRHTRQAGHLQAEHGKAERNATIQPAQTISFTTSESTREMGIDETKIIRKMTVLVGFSGEQKTTLGEIELPVYAEGVNLCTRFLVVDSPSAYNVILGRPWIHEMGAVPSTYHQVLRLNVDPDYPPRKQK; from the exons ATGGAAGACGTCCTCGCCAAGGCGTGGGCACAAATCAAGTGGGAGGAAGATCAATACAGCCATCACCGATCTTCACCAAGCAGACACACTAGAAGAGATTCCAGGGTGGATAGACGGACGA CCGAGGCGGTCGAAGCTCTTAAGGGGCTCGGAGACAAGGTCAAATGGCCAGAAAAGTTGAGGACACCAGCTGATCAGGGGGACAAGTCAAAGTGGTGCAATTTCTACGCTGATCTCGGACACCGAACAAAATATTGCATCGCATTGAAGTTAAAAGTGTCGCACTTACTAAAGCAAGGTCACCTGACTGACCTCCTTACCGACAAGGGACGTCAAACCTTGCAACAAGGCCAAGATCGTCAGCAAAGCAACACAGATGTCACCCCGCCTAGACCACCGCAACCTGATCGAAAGGTGAACGTGATAACTGGCGGATCAGAAGTTAGTGGAATCACTCACTCGGCAGCCAGGAGACACACCAGGCAGGCTGGACATTTACAAGCTGAACATGGCAAAGCCGAAAGAAACGCAACCATCCAGCCGGCACAAACCATCTCTTTCACCACATCCGAATCCACCAG GGAAATGGGAATCGACGAAACTAAGATCATAAGGAAGATGACCGTTCTCGTTGGCTTTAGCGGAGAGCAAAAAACCACACTTGGTGAAATTGAGCTACCCGTCTATGCTGAAGGGGTCAACCTATGCACGCGGTTCCTAGTGGTGGATTCTCCATCCGCTTACAATGTCATTTTGGGTCGACCATGGATACACGAGATGGGGGCTGTACCGTCCACCTACCACCAAGTCCTGAG GTTGAATGTCGATCCCGACTACCCTCCAAGGAAGCAAAAGTGA